A window of Rhodococcus sp. SGAir0479 contains these coding sequences:
- a CDS encoding Lrp/AsnC ligand binding domain-containing protein produces MAQAFVLIQTEVGKAAAVAATLSRIPGVASAEDVRGPYDVIARVGAPVESGLSDVVDDMKKVPGITRILTCQIAAPAAPTEN; encoded by the coding sequence GTGGCGCAGGCATTCGTGCTGATCCAGACCGAGGTCGGGAAGGCCGCCGCGGTCGCAGCGACGCTGTCCCGGATCCCGGGCGTCGCCTCCGCCGAGGACGTGCGGGGACCCTACGACGTGATCGCCCGAGTGGGCGCCCCCGTCGAGTCGGGCCTGTCCGACGTCGTCGACGACATGAAGAAGGTGCCGGGCATCACCCGGATCCTGACCTGCCAGATCGCGGCTCCGGCCGCGCCGACCGAGAACTGA
- a CDS encoding D-alanine--D-alanine ligase family protein, protein MNNPRTRVAVVFGGRSNEHSVSCVSAGSVLRNLDPDRYEVVPIGITTDGAWVLGSADPAALAIKDRSMPTVDADGTALALTADPTRAGALVALDESRAGQALASVDVVFPVLHGAYGEDGTIQGLLELAGIPYVGPGVLASAAGMDKEFTKKLLAAEGLPVGFQVVLRPGTAGLTEEQKQQLGLPVFVKPARGGSSIGITRVADWADFDAAVAHAREHDPKVIVESGVVGREVECGVLEFPDGDVRASVVAEIRMPDAAGDESAFYDFDTKYLDDVCEFDVPADLDDSVSEQIRALAVRAFRALDCQGLARVDFFVTADGPVINEINTMPGFTSISMFPRMWQAAGVEYAELVSTLVDTALARGTGLR, encoded by the coding sequence GTGAACAATCCGCGTACCAGGGTCGCCGTCGTCTTCGGCGGCCGCAGCAACGAGCATTCCGTGTCCTGTGTATCCGCCGGCAGCGTCCTGAGGAACCTCGACCCGGACCGCTACGAGGTGGTACCGATCGGGATCACGACGGACGGTGCGTGGGTACTGGGGTCCGCCGATCCCGCCGCCCTCGCGATCAAGGATCGCTCGATGCCGACGGTCGACGCGGACGGGACGGCGCTGGCGCTGACGGCCGACCCCACGCGGGCCGGTGCGCTCGTCGCGCTCGACGAGTCCCGGGCCGGGCAGGCGCTCGCCTCGGTCGACGTCGTGTTCCCGGTACTGCACGGCGCGTACGGCGAGGACGGCACCATCCAGGGACTGCTGGAGCTGGCCGGCATCCCGTACGTCGGTCCCGGTGTCCTGGCCAGCGCGGCCGGAATGGACAAGGAGTTCACGAAGAAACTGCTGGCCGCCGAGGGCCTCCCGGTCGGCTTCCAGGTGGTGTTGCGGCCGGGCACTGCGGGCCTCACCGAGGAACAGAAGCAGCAGCTGGGCCTTCCCGTCTTCGTCAAACCCGCCCGGGGCGGTTCGTCGATCGGCATCACGCGGGTGGCCGACTGGGCCGACTTCGACGCGGCGGTCGCGCACGCACGCGAGCACGACCCCAAGGTGATCGTCGAGTCCGGCGTCGTCGGACGCGAGGTCGAGTGCGGGGTCCTCGAGTTCCCCGACGGCGACGTCCGGGCGAGCGTCGTGGCCGAGATCCGGATGCCCGACGCGGCGGGCGACGAGTCGGCCTTCTACGACTTCGACACCAAGTACCTGGACGACGTGTGTGAGTTCGACGTCCCCGCCGACCTCGACGACAGCGTCAGCGAACAGATCCGCGCGCTCGCGGTGCGGGCCTTCCGAGCGCTCGACTGCCAGGGCCTGGCGCGGGTCGACTTCTTCGTCACCGCCGACGGCCCGGTGATCAACGAGATCAACACGATGCCCGGCTTCACGTCGATCTCGATGTTCCCGCGCATGTGGCAGGCGGCGGGTGTCGAGTACGCCGAGCTGGTGTCCACACTGGTCGACACCGCGCTGGCCCGGGGCACCGGACTGCGCTGA
- a CDS encoding DUF3515 domain-containing protein, translating into MSEPEPHAPAASETEPTEKRHPALIATAVALPVALVVGVIAAAAIANRSPAKEDVGLGPVEAPAAQSSECTTLMSDLPESLGDYTRAQLRDPAPEATAAWQPAEGDPVVMRCGLPRPPEFDQASPLSVVDGVQWFEISGAAQGIEASTWYAVDRGVYVAVTVPNGSGPTPLQDASAAVSKALPPQPLDPAPISNP; encoded by the coding sequence ATGTCCGAACCCGAACCGCATGCCCCCGCAGCTTCCGAAACCGAACCCACCGAGAAGCGCCACCCGGCGCTGATCGCGACGGCAGTGGCACTGCCCGTCGCGCTGGTCGTGGGCGTGATCGCCGCCGCCGCGATCGCGAACCGCTCCCCCGCCAAGGAGGATGTCGGTCTCGGCCCCGTCGAGGCGCCCGCCGCGCAGTCCAGCGAGTGCACGACGCTCATGTCCGACCTGCCCGAGAGCCTCGGCGACTACACCCGCGCCCAGTTGCGGGATCCGGCGCCCGAGGCGACCGCGGCATGGCAACCGGCCGAGGGCGATCCCGTGGTGATGCGGTGCGGGCTGCCGCGACCGCCCGAGTTCGACCAGGCGTCGCCGCTCAGCGTCGTGGACGGCGTGCAGTGGTTCGAGATCTCCGGCGCCGCGCAGGGCATCGAGGCCAGCACGTGGTACGCGGTCGACCGCGGGGTCTACGTCGCGGTCACCGTCCCCAACGGGTCCGGTCCCACGCCGCTGCAGGACGCGTCCGCGGCGGTGTCGAAGGCGCTGCCTCCGCAGCCGCTCGACCCGGCGCCGATCTCCAACCCCTGA
- a CDS encoding uracil-DNA glycosylase — MVTKELVDLIDPGWAKALAPVEGRIAEMGDFLRAEVAAGRRYLPAGADVLRAFTQPFEDVRVLIVGQDPYPTPGHAVGLSFSVAPDVRPVPRSLNNIFAEYSRDLGYPTPSNGDLTPWTENGVLLLNRVLTVAPGEAGSHRRKGWEAVTEQAIRALVERGTPMVAILWGRDAATLKPMLGDVPTVESAHPSPLSASRGFFGSRPFSRANALLTELGADPVDWRLP; from the coding sequence ATGGTGACGAAGGAATTGGTCGACCTGATCGATCCGGGCTGGGCCAAGGCCCTGGCGCCCGTCGAGGGGCGGATCGCCGAGATGGGCGACTTCCTGCGGGCCGAGGTCGCGGCAGGACGCCGGTACCTGCCGGCAGGCGCCGACGTGCTGCGCGCCTTCACGCAACCCTTCGAGGACGTGCGTGTGCTGATCGTCGGCCAGGATCCGTATCCGACTCCGGGACACGCTGTGGGGCTGAGCTTTTCGGTCGCGCCGGACGTGCGGCCCGTGCCGCGGAGCCTGAACAACATCTTCGCCGAGTACAGCCGGGACCTCGGCTACCCGACCCCCTCGAACGGTGATCTCACCCCGTGGACCGAGAACGGCGTCCTGTTGCTCAACCGGGTGCTCACCGTCGCGCCGGGGGAGGCCGGATCGCATCGTCGCAAGGGCTGGGAGGCCGTCACCGAGCAGGCGATTCGCGCGCTCGTCGAGCGCGGGACGCCGATGGTGGCGATCCTGTGGGGCCGCGATGCGGCCACCCTGAAACCGATGCTGGGTGATGTCCCCACCGTGGAATCGGCGCACCCCTCGCCGTTGTCGGCGTCACGTGGGTTCTTCGGGTCCCGGCCCTTCAGCCGCGCCAACGCGCTCCTGACGGAACTCGGTGCGGACCCGGTGGACTGGCGTCTGCCCTGA
- a CDS encoding NAD(P)H-dependent glycerol-3-phosphate dehydrogenase has product MSKAAVLGAGSWGTAFAKVLADAGTDVTLWARRAEVADSVATRHENPDYLPGIVLPTAVHATTDHEQALDGADIVVLAVPSQSLRGNLEHWSAAIGPDATLLSLAKGIESVTLLRMSEVISQVAAVDPARVAVLSGPNLAGEIALGQPAATVVACTDEARAIEIQKSCATGYFRPYTNTDVIGCEVGGACKNVIALACGMASGIGLGENTIASLITRGLAEIIRLGVALGANAATLAGLAGVGDLVATCTSPLSRNRSFGERLGRGGSLESAQAATNGQVAEGVKSCTSVRALAAAHGVEMPLTDAVHRVCHEGMAVRDAVGMLLGRRVKPE; this is encoded by the coding sequence GTGAGCAAGGCGGCAGTGCTGGGGGCTGGTTCGTGGGGCACGGCGTTCGCCAAGGTGCTCGCCGATGCGGGGACGGATGTCACGCTGTGGGCGCGCCGCGCGGAGGTCGCCGACAGTGTCGCCACCCGCCACGAGAATCCGGACTACCTGCCGGGAATCGTGCTGCCGACAGCGGTACACGCGACGACCGACCACGAACAGGCGCTCGACGGCGCCGACATCGTCGTACTGGCGGTGCCGTCGCAGTCGTTGCGCGGCAACCTCGAGCACTGGTCGGCCGCGATCGGTCCGGACGCCACGTTGCTGAGCCTCGCCAAGGGCATCGAGAGCGTGACGCTGCTGCGGATGAGTGAGGTGATCTCCCAGGTGGCCGCGGTCGATCCCGCGCGGGTGGCGGTGCTGTCGGGCCCCAACCTCGCCGGGGAGATCGCGCTGGGCCAGCCGGCCGCCACCGTGGTCGCCTGCACCGACGAGGCGCGCGCCATCGAGATTCAGAAGTCTTGCGCGACAGGATATTTCCGTCCGTACACCAACACGGACGTGATCGGCTGCGAGGTCGGCGGTGCGTGCAAGAACGTCATCGCGCTCGCGTGCGGTATGGCGTCCGGGATCGGGCTGGGCGAGAACACGATCGCGAGTCTCATCACCCGCGGCCTCGCGGAGATCATCCGACTGGGTGTCGCGCTGGGCGCGAACGCGGCGACACTGGCGGGTCTGGCGGGCGTCGGCGACCTGGTCGCCACGTGCACCTCGCCGCTGTCCCGGAACCGGTCCTTCGGGGAGCGGCTCGGCCGCGGCGGATCCCTCGAGAGCGCCCAGGCCGCGACGAACGGACAGGTGGCGGAGGGCGTCAAATCCTGCACCTCGGTGCGCGCGCTCGCCGCCGCGCACGGCGTCGAGATGCCGCTCACGGACGCCGTCCACCGTGTGTGTCACGAAGGAATGGCCGTACGCGACGCGGTCGGTATGTTGCTGGGACGCCGCGTCAAGCCGGAGTGA
- a CDS encoding gamma carbonic anhydrase family protein codes for MAIYALGDREPDIAPDAYVHPDAVVIGAVTLGAGASVWPQAVLRGDYGTISVGDGTNIQDGTIVHCTSIDATVIGAGCVVGHNAHIEGATIGDHCLIASGSVVLNGSVVGAGSIVGAGAVVPFKFEVPPRSMALGVPAKVREGYEVPEGHLDLNVKLYQANAAYYRDALRRLD; via the coding sequence ATGGCTATCTATGCACTCGGTGATCGCGAGCCGGACATCGCGCCGGACGCCTACGTCCACCCCGACGCCGTCGTGATCGGTGCGGTCACGCTCGGAGCGGGCGCGTCGGTGTGGCCCCAGGCGGTACTGCGCGGCGACTACGGCACGATCAGCGTGGGCGACGGCACCAACATCCAGGACGGCACGATCGTCCACTGCACGTCGATCGACGCCACCGTCATCGGGGCAGGCTGCGTGGTGGGCCACAATGCCCACATCGAGGGCGCCACGATCGGCGACCACTGCCTCATCGCGTCCGGCTCCGTGGTGCTCAACGGTTCGGTCGTGGGCGCGGGGTCGATCGTCGGCGCCGGTGCCGTGGTCCCGTTCAAGTTCGAGGTGCCGCCGCGCAGCATGGCGCTCGGGGTGCCGGCCAAGGTGCGGGAGGGCTACGAGGTCCCCGAGGGTCATCTCGACCTCAACGTGAAGCTGTACCAGGCCAACGCCGCGTACTACCGCGACGCGCTGCGCAGGCTCGACTGA
- a CDS encoding enoyl-CoA hydratase/isomerase family protein: MTATDAPSNVRIEDGVLRVAVATAANGTSLDIEGITQATAALREAGDDVRAVLLVGDGANFCAGGNVRAFASAENRGEFVGEIARAFHEFVRALDETSAPVVAAVHGWAAGAGMSIVCLADIAIGGTSTKLRPAYPSIGFTPDGGMSWTLPRIVGASRAREILLTDAVLNSDEACRLGLLSRLVEDDQVQDEALRLARMLAAGPTASYAGIKALFVSSRTNTLSEQLDAETASISAAADGATGREGVDAFVEKRRPDFSSVRDA, translated from the coding sequence GTGACTGCAACAGACGCACCCAGCAATGTCCGGATCGAGGACGGTGTTCTGCGCGTGGCCGTGGCCACCGCCGCGAACGGAACCTCGCTCGACATCGAGGGCATCACTCAGGCCACCGCGGCCCTGCGCGAGGCGGGCGACGACGTGCGCGCCGTGCTTCTCGTCGGTGACGGCGCGAACTTCTGCGCCGGCGGCAACGTGCGGGCCTTCGCGTCGGCGGAGAACCGCGGCGAGTTCGTCGGCGAGATCGCGCGCGCGTTCCACGAGTTCGTCCGCGCCCTGGACGAGACGTCCGCGCCGGTGGTGGCGGCCGTCCACGGTTGGGCGGCCGGCGCCGGTATGTCCATCGTGTGCCTGGCCGACATCGCGATCGGCGGGACCTCCACCAAGCTGCGGCCGGCGTACCCGTCGATCGGCTTCACCCCGGACGGCGGCATGTCGTGGACTCTGCCCAGGATCGTCGGGGCGTCGCGGGCCCGCGAGATCCTGCTCACCGACGCCGTTCTCAACAGCGACGAGGCGTGCCGCTTGGGTCTGCTGAGTCGCCTGGTCGAGGACGACCAGGTCCAGGACGAGGCCCTGCGGCTCGCGCGCATGCTCGCCGCCGGTCCGACCGCCTCCTACGCGGGCATCAAGGCCCTGTTCGTGAGCAGCCGCACCAACACGCTGTCGGAACAGCTCGACGCCGAGACCGCCTCCATCTCCGCCGCGGCGGACGGAGCGACCGGACGTGAGGGCGTCGACGCCTTCGTCGAGAAGCGTCGTCCCGACTTCTCCTCGGTCCGCGACGCCTAG
- the rpmB gene encoding 50S ribosomal protein L28, producing MAAVCDVCAKGPGFGKSVSHSHRRTNRRWNPNIQTVRAEVAPGNTKKLNVCTSCLKAGKVVRG from the coding sequence ATGGCTGCCGTCTGCGACGTTTGCGCCAAGGGCCCCGGCTTCGGTAAGTCGGTCTCGCACTCGCACCGGCGTACCAACCGTCGCTGGAACCCGAACATCCAGACCGTTCGTGCCGAGGTTGCCCCGGGCAACACCAAGAAGCTGAACGTCTGCACCTCCTGCCTCAAGGCCGGCAAGGTCGTCCGCGGCTGA
- a CDS encoding thiamine-phosphate kinase, whose amino-acid sequence MIGRAVERRRQPPTTLLGPGDDAAVVRAADGRVAVSADMLVEGRHFRLDWSTPEQVGRKAVAQNGADIAAMGGRPTAFLVSLGCPPDTPVSVASGISDGIGLAAEALDAGVVGGDLVQSAAVVVSVTVLGDLEGRAPVLRSGARAGDVVAVAGTLGHSAAGLAFLSTAHAGTDPSSAPLIDAHRVPSPPYTAGVDAARAGAHAMTDISDGLVADLRHIAEASEVRIRIDRRLFGGDPLLEAAGEVLHIDPWEWILTGGEDHALVATFAPETELPAGWTVIGDVVSGEDAPGVLVDGRDWAASGGWQSFDAG is encoded by the coding sequence GTGATCGGCCGCGCGGTCGAGCGGCGGCGGCAACCGCCCACGACACTTCTCGGGCCCGGCGACGACGCCGCGGTGGTACGGGCCGCCGACGGCCGCGTCGCGGTGTCGGCGGACATGCTCGTCGAGGGCCGGCACTTCCGGCTGGACTGGTCCACGCCCGAACAGGTCGGCCGGAAGGCTGTGGCGCAGAACGGTGCCGACATCGCCGCGATGGGCGGCCGGCCGACCGCCTTCCTGGTGTCGTTGGGCTGCCCGCCCGACACCCCCGTGTCGGTGGCCTCGGGCATCTCGGACGGCATCGGGCTCGCGGCGGAGGCGCTCGATGCCGGCGTGGTCGGTGGAGACCTCGTGCAGTCCGCCGCCGTCGTGGTGTCGGTGACCGTGCTCGGCGACCTCGAGGGCCGCGCACCGGTGCTCCGCTCGGGCGCCCGCGCCGGTGACGTCGTCGCCGTCGCGGGAACGCTGGGGCACTCGGCCGCGGGTCTGGCGTTCCTGTCGACCGCGCATGCCGGCACCGATCCCTCGTCCGCTCCGCTGATCGATGCGCACCGTGTGCCGTCGCCCCCGTACACGGCGGGTGTGGACGCCGCCCGTGCCGGCGCCCACGCCATGACCGACATCTCCGACGGCCTCGTCGCGGACCTGCGCCACATCGCGGAGGCGTCGGAGGTCCGGATCCGGATCGACCGCCGACTCTTCGGCGGCGACCCGCTACTGGAGGCCGCGGGCGAGGTGCTGCACATCGATCCGTGGGAGTGGATCCTGACCGGTGGCGAGGATCACGCGCTGGTGGCGACGTTCGCGCCGGAGACCGAACTGCCCGCGGGATGGACCGTGATCGGGGACGTCGTGTCGGGGGAGGATGCGCCGGGGGTTCTGGTCGACGGACGGGACTGGGCGGCGTCCGGCGGCTGGCAGAGCTTCGACGCGGGATAG
- the cofC gene encoding 2-phospho-L-lactate guanylyltransferase, with translation MDAQHRSERPVHAHVLIAVKELRLAKSRLADHLSATDRADLVAAMLHDTLATLVDAGFGAAAGSGVTVVTPDPAVAAIAERHGVRHWPDPEPARTGDDGLNAALAAAEAGVGFAAGAPDLVALQADLPALRPEELLDALGAARRAGRAIVVDHTGSGTAALFACGPGRTLEPRFGTDSAARHIASGAKVLEGDWPGLRQDVDTVADLTAATRLGLGPSTRAVLERITCLPGVARRSSP, from the coding sequence GTGGACGCGCAACACCGATCCGAGCGACCGGTGCACGCCCATGTCCTGATCGCGGTGAAGGAACTCCGCCTCGCGAAGTCCCGGCTCGCCGACCACCTGTCCGCCACCGACCGCGCCGACCTCGTCGCCGCGATGCTCCACGACACTCTGGCCACGCTCGTCGACGCCGGCTTCGGTGCCGCTGCGGGCTCCGGCGTCACGGTCGTCACGCCGGACCCGGCGGTGGCCGCGATCGCCGAACGCCACGGCGTCCGGCACTGGCCGGATCCGGAGCCCGCACGGACCGGCGACGACGGGCTCAACGCGGCGTTGGCGGCAGCCGAGGCCGGCGTGGGATTCGCGGCCGGCGCGCCGGATCTCGTCGCGCTGCAGGCGGACCTGCCGGCCCTGCGCCCCGAGGAACTGCTCGACGCGCTCGGAGCCGCGCGGCGCGCCGGGCGTGCGATCGTCGTGGACCACACCGGCAGCGGCACCGCCGCGCTCTTCGCGTGCGGGCCCGGACGCACCCTCGAGCCGCGGTTCGGAACGGATTCGGCGGCCCGCCACATCGCGTCCGGAGCCAAGGTGCTCGAGGGTGACTGGCCGGGACTGCGCCAGGACGTCGACACCGTCGCCGATCTCACGGCCGCCACCCGGCTCGGGCTCGGGCCCTCGACGCGAGCAGTTCTCGAACGGATCACGTGTCTGCCCGGTGTCGCACGACGGTCCTCGCCGTGA